From Elaeis guineensis isolate ETL-2024a chromosome 16, EG11, whole genome shotgun sequence, a single genomic window includes:
- the LOC105037156 gene encoding large ribosomal subunit protein bL19c: protein MNILDKEAVEKVQAEREIPDIRPGYIVQLKVEVPENKRRISVLKGIVIARRNAGLNTTFRLRRLVAGVGVESVFPLYSPNIKEMKVLDKKKVRRAKLYYLRDRMNPLKK, encoded by the exons ATGAAT ATTTTAGATAAAGAGGCAGTGGAAAAAGTACAGGCTGAAAGAGAGATTCCTGATATAAGGCCTGGATATATTGTTCAGCTAAAAGTG GAAGTTCCCGAGAACAAACGAAGAATTTCAGTTTTGAAGGGCATTGTCATAGCAAGGCGAAATGCTGGTCTAAATACAACATTTAGATTGCGTAGACTTGTGGCTGGTGTTGGAGTTGAATCCGTTTTCCCCTT ATATTCTCCGAACATCAAGGAAATGAAGGTCTTAGACAAGAAAAAGGTTAGGAGGGCAAAACTTTACTACCTCAGAGACAGGATGAATCCACTCAAGAAATGA
- the LOC140854272 gene encoding uncharacterized protein: MVKSVVGEETQLKSAEDRLFQSSVPAQVGLIVGKLSSDSNRGFVYDLIPTPPTDGGGPACSLRSEGGGRDDKKKGSKSGKASAEPSLVIDGDWVGEHARQVSRMLLGGMNVVGIYIWASEASFKATTSSILVQKLLDDYNQII; the protein is encoded by the exons ATGGTGAAGTCGGTGGTCGGCGAAGAAACCCAACTTAAATCCGCTGAGGATCGCCTCTTCCAATCCTCCGTCCCCGCTCAA GTGGGGCTTATCGTAGGTAAGCTAAGCTCTGATTCGAACCGAGGATTCGTCTATGATTTGATCCCCACACCGCCCACCGACGGTGGAGGACCCGCCTGCTCCCTTAGATCCGAGGGCGGGGGCCGAGACGACAAGAAGAAGGGGTCCAAGAGTGGGAAGGCCTCGGCGGAGCCGTCCCTCGTGATCGATGGTGATTGGGTTGGGGAACATGCCCGCCAG GTGTCGAGGATGCTACTGGGCGGTATGAATGTGGTTGGGATCTATATCTGGGCGTCCGAGGCCTCGTTTAAGGCCACAACGTCGTCGATACTCGTGCAGaaactccttgatgattacaatcaaataatttAA
- the LOC105037883 gene encoding ABC transporter F family member 3 isoform X2 yields the protein MASRRVLSSLLRSSARHSPSTRAPLAFPPPPISSPRPSPTGFLLSGAVEYAVPAASLVPPSPPPTSPTAGAIGKIIDSGCVRDDAEGHLAQYQMHLAEMEAVRAGMPVVCVNHGGNEGSAVRDIHMENFTVSVGGRDLITDASVTLSFGRHYGLVGRNGTGKTSFLRHMAMHAIDGIPKNCQILHVEQEVEGDDTTALQCVLNSDIERIQLLEEEARLLSQQCTDTYAVVRKRDLEDDEETGKSNSKANGSMDKNAISKRLEEIYKRLEFIDADSAESRAASILAGLSFTPEMQRKPTKTFSGGWRMRIALARALFIEPDLLLLDEPTNHLDLHAVLWLESYLVRWPKTFIVVSHAREFLNTVVTDIIHLHGQKLTTYKGDYDTFEKTREEQLKNQKKAFESKEKARAHMQAFIDKFRYNAKRASLVQSRIKALDRMGHVDAVVNDPDYKFEFPNPDDRPGPPIISFRFHFVCGEFF from the exons ATGGCCTCCCGCCGGgtcctctcctccctccttcGTTCCTCCGCCCGCCACTCCCCGTCGACACGGGCCCCCCTCGCCTTCCCTCCTCCCCCGATCTCCTCCCCCCGCCCTTCCCCCACCGGCTTCCTCCTCTCCGGCGCCGTCGAGTACGCCGTCCCCGCCGCCTCGCTGGTCCCTCCGTCCCCGCCGCCGACCTCCCCCACCGCCGGCGCTATTGGAAAGATCATCGACTCTGGCTGTGTCCGGGACGACGCCGAGGGCCACTTG GCTCAATATCAAATGCATTTGGCGGAGATGGAGGCAGTTAGAGCAGGGATGCCTGTTGTATGCGTAAATCATGGTGGAAATGAGGGGTCAGCTGTCAGGGATATCCATATGGAGAACTTTACTGTTTCGGTTGGTGGTCGTGATCTTATCACAGATGCTTCAGTGACTCTTTCATTTGGAAGGCACTATG GTCTTGTTGGGAGAAATGGTACCGGTAAAACTTCTTTCCTGAGGCATATGGCTATGCATGCTATTGATGGTATTCCTAAGAACTGCCAAATACTACATGTGGAGCAAGAAGTTGAGGGAGACGACACAACAGCCCTGCAGTGTGTCCTGAACTCTGATATTGAGAGAATTcaactcttggaagaagaagctcGTCTACTTTCACAACAG TGCACTGACACATATGCTGTTGTCCGGAAGAGAGATCTAGAAGACGATGAAGAAACAGGAAAGAGTAATTCCAAGGCTAATGGTTCAATGGACAAAAATGCTATTTCAAAAAGACTCGAAGAGATATACAAAAGGCTTGAGTTTATTGATGCTGATTCTGCAGAGTCCCGTGCTGCTTCGATTTTGGCG GGTCTTAGCTTTACTCCAGAAATGCAGCGGAAGCCTACGAAAACATTTTCAGGTGGATGGCGGATGCGAATAGCTCTTGCACGTGCTCTGTTTATTGAGCCTGATTTACTACTACTTGATGAACCAACG AACCATCTTGATCTTCATGCCGTATTATGGCTGGAATCATATCTGGTTAGATGGCCCAAGACATTTATTGTGGTTTCTCATGCCAGAGAGTTTTTGAATACG GTAGTTACAGATATTATCCATTTACATGGACAAAAGCTGACTACTTACAAAGGGGACTATGATACGTTTGAGAAGACACGTGAAGAGCAGCTCAAAAATCAAAAGAAGGCCTTCGAATCGAAAGAAAAGGCTAGGGCCCACATGCAG GCTTTCATCGACAAATTTCGGTACAATGCAAAACGGGCATCCCTTGTTCAGTCAAGAATCAAGG CGTTGGACCGAATGGGTCATGTAGATGCTGTCGtcaatgatccaga cTACAAATTTGAGTTCCCAAACCCAGATGACAGACCAGGGCCTCCAATTATAAGTTTCAGGTTCCATTTTGTATGTGGTGAGTTCTTCTAG
- the LOC105037883 gene encoding ABC transporter F family member 3 isoform X1 — MASRRVLSSLLRSSARHSPSTRAPLAFPPPPISSPRPSPTGFLLSGAVEYAVPAASLVPPSPPPTSPTAGAIGKIIDSGCVRDDAEGHLAQYQMHLAEMEAVRAGMPVVCVNHGGNEGSAVRDIHMENFTVSVGGRDLITDASVTLSFGRHYGLVGRNGTGKTSFLRHMAMHAIDGIPKNCQILHVEQEVEGDDTTALQCVLNSDIERIQLLEEEARLLSQQCTDTYAVVRKRDLEDDEETGKSNSKANGSMDKNAISKRLEEIYKRLEFIDADSAESRAASILAGLSFTPEMQRKPTKTFSGGWRMRIALARALFIEPDLLLLDEPTNHLDLHAVLWLESYLVRWPKTFIVVSHAREFLNTVVTDIIHLHGQKLTTYKGDYDTFEKTREEQLKNQKKAFESKEKARAHMQAFIDKFRYNAKRASLVQSRIKLWMIQALDRMGHVDAVVNDPDYKFEFPNPDDRPGPPIISFRFHFVCGEFF; from the exons ATGGCCTCCCGCCGGgtcctctcctccctccttcGTTCCTCCGCCCGCCACTCCCCGTCGACACGGGCCCCCCTCGCCTTCCCTCCTCCCCCGATCTCCTCCCCCCGCCCTTCCCCCACCGGCTTCCTCCTCTCCGGCGCCGTCGAGTACGCCGTCCCCGCCGCCTCGCTGGTCCCTCCGTCCCCGCCGCCGACCTCCCCCACCGCCGGCGCTATTGGAAAGATCATCGACTCTGGCTGTGTCCGGGACGACGCCGAGGGCCACTTG GCTCAATATCAAATGCATTTGGCGGAGATGGAGGCAGTTAGAGCAGGGATGCCTGTTGTATGCGTAAATCATGGTGGAAATGAGGGGTCAGCTGTCAGGGATATCCATATGGAGAACTTTACTGTTTCGGTTGGTGGTCGTGATCTTATCACAGATGCTTCAGTGACTCTTTCATTTGGAAGGCACTATG GTCTTGTTGGGAGAAATGGTACCGGTAAAACTTCTTTCCTGAGGCATATGGCTATGCATGCTATTGATGGTATTCCTAAGAACTGCCAAATACTACATGTGGAGCAAGAAGTTGAGGGAGACGACACAACAGCCCTGCAGTGTGTCCTGAACTCTGATATTGAGAGAATTcaactcttggaagaagaagctcGTCTACTTTCACAACAG TGCACTGACACATATGCTGTTGTCCGGAAGAGAGATCTAGAAGACGATGAAGAAACAGGAAAGAGTAATTCCAAGGCTAATGGTTCAATGGACAAAAATGCTATTTCAAAAAGACTCGAAGAGATATACAAAAGGCTTGAGTTTATTGATGCTGATTCTGCAGAGTCCCGTGCTGCTTCGATTTTGGCG GGTCTTAGCTTTACTCCAGAAATGCAGCGGAAGCCTACGAAAACATTTTCAGGTGGATGGCGGATGCGAATAGCTCTTGCACGTGCTCTGTTTATTGAGCCTGATTTACTACTACTTGATGAACCAACG AACCATCTTGATCTTCATGCCGTATTATGGCTGGAATCATATCTGGTTAGATGGCCCAAGACATTTATTGTGGTTTCTCATGCCAGAGAGTTTTTGAATACG GTAGTTACAGATATTATCCATTTACATGGACAAAAGCTGACTACTTACAAAGGGGACTATGATACGTTTGAGAAGACACGTGAAGAGCAGCTCAAAAATCAAAAGAAGGCCTTCGAATCGAAAGAAAAGGCTAGGGCCCACATGCAG GCTTTCATCGACAAATTTCGGTACAATGCAAAACGGGCATCCCTTGTTCAGTCAAGAATCAAG TTATGGATGATTCAAGCGTTGGACCGAATGGGTCATGTAGATGCTGTCGtcaatgatccaga cTACAAATTTGAGTTCCCAAACCCAGATGACAGACCAGGGCCTCCAATTATAAGTTTCAGGTTCCATTTTGTATGTGGTGAGTTCTTCTAG
- the LOC105037883 gene encoding ABC transporter F family member 3 isoform X3, protein MASRRVLSSLLRSSARHSPSTRAPLAFPPPPISSPRPSPTGFLLSGAVEYAVPAASLVPPSPPPTSPTAGAIGKIIDSGCVRDDAEGHLAQYQMHLAEMEAVRAGMPVVCVNHGGNEGSAVRDIHMENFTVSVGGRDLITDASVTLSFGRHYGLVGRNGTGKTSFLRHMAMHAIDGIPKNCQILHVEQEVEGDDTTALQCVLNSDIERIQLLEEEARLLSQQRDLEDDEETGKSNSKANGSMDKNAISKRLEEIYKRLEFIDADSAESRAASILAGLSFTPEMQRKPTKTFSGGWRMRIALARALFIEPDLLLLDEPTNHLDLHAVLWLESYLVRWPKTFIVVSHAREFLNTVVTDIIHLHGQKLTTYKGDYDTFEKTREEQLKNQKKAFESKEKARAHMQAFIDKFRYNAKRASLVQSRIKLWMIQALDRMGHVDAVVNDPDYKFEFPNPDDRPGPPIISFRFHFVCGEFF, encoded by the exons ATGGCCTCCCGCCGGgtcctctcctccctccttcGTTCCTCCGCCCGCCACTCCCCGTCGACACGGGCCCCCCTCGCCTTCCCTCCTCCCCCGATCTCCTCCCCCCGCCCTTCCCCCACCGGCTTCCTCCTCTCCGGCGCCGTCGAGTACGCCGTCCCCGCCGCCTCGCTGGTCCCTCCGTCCCCGCCGCCGACCTCCCCCACCGCCGGCGCTATTGGAAAGATCATCGACTCTGGCTGTGTCCGGGACGACGCCGAGGGCCACTTG GCTCAATATCAAATGCATTTGGCGGAGATGGAGGCAGTTAGAGCAGGGATGCCTGTTGTATGCGTAAATCATGGTGGAAATGAGGGGTCAGCTGTCAGGGATATCCATATGGAGAACTTTACTGTTTCGGTTGGTGGTCGTGATCTTATCACAGATGCTTCAGTGACTCTTTCATTTGGAAGGCACTATG GTCTTGTTGGGAGAAATGGTACCGGTAAAACTTCTTTCCTGAGGCATATGGCTATGCATGCTATTGATGGTATTCCTAAGAACTGCCAAATACTACATGTGGAGCAAGAAGTTGAGGGAGACGACACAACAGCCCTGCAGTGTGTCCTGAACTCTGATATTGAGAGAATTcaactcttggaagaagaagctcGTCTACTTTCACAACAG AGAGATCTAGAAGACGATGAAGAAACAGGAAAGAGTAATTCCAAGGCTAATGGTTCAATGGACAAAAATGCTATTTCAAAAAGACTCGAAGAGATATACAAAAGGCTTGAGTTTATTGATGCTGATTCTGCAGAGTCCCGTGCTGCTTCGATTTTGGCG GGTCTTAGCTTTACTCCAGAAATGCAGCGGAAGCCTACGAAAACATTTTCAGGTGGATGGCGGATGCGAATAGCTCTTGCACGTGCTCTGTTTATTGAGCCTGATTTACTACTACTTGATGAACCAACG AACCATCTTGATCTTCATGCCGTATTATGGCTGGAATCATATCTGGTTAGATGGCCCAAGACATTTATTGTGGTTTCTCATGCCAGAGAGTTTTTGAATACG GTAGTTACAGATATTATCCATTTACATGGACAAAAGCTGACTACTTACAAAGGGGACTATGATACGTTTGAGAAGACACGTGAAGAGCAGCTCAAAAATCAAAAGAAGGCCTTCGAATCGAAAGAAAAGGCTAGGGCCCACATGCAG GCTTTCATCGACAAATTTCGGTACAATGCAAAACGGGCATCCCTTGTTCAGTCAAGAATCAAG TTATGGATGATTCAAGCGTTGGACCGAATGGGTCATGTAGATGCTGTCGtcaatgatccaga cTACAAATTTGAGTTCCCAAACCCAGATGACAGACCAGGGCCTCCAATTATAAGTTTCAGGTTCCATTTTGTATGTGGTGAGTTCTTCTAG
- the LOC105037883 gene encoding ABC transporter F family member 3 isoform X4, with protein sequence MASRRVLSSLLRSSARHSPSTRAPLAFPPPPISSPRPSPTGFLLSGAVEYAVPAASLVPPSPPPTSPTAGAIGKIIDSGCVRDDAEGHLAQYQMHLAEMEAVRAGMPVVCVNHGGNEGSAVRDIHMENFTVSVGGRDLITDASVTLSFGRHYGLVGRNGTGKTSFLRHMAMHAIDGIPKNCQILHVEQEVEGDDTTALQCVLNSDIERIQLLEEEARLLSQQCTDTYAVVRKRDLEDDEETGKSNSKANGSMDKNAISKRLEEIYKRLEFIDADSAESRAASILAGLSFTPEMQRKPTKTFSGGWRMRIALARALFIEPDLLLLDEPTNHLDLHAVLWLESYLVRWPKTFIVVSHAREFLNTVVTDIIHLHGQKLTTYKGDYDTFEKTREEQLKNQKKAFESKEKARAHMQAFIDKFRYNAKRASLVQSRIKLQI encoded by the exons ATGGCCTCCCGCCGGgtcctctcctccctccttcGTTCCTCCGCCCGCCACTCCCCGTCGACACGGGCCCCCCTCGCCTTCCCTCCTCCCCCGATCTCCTCCCCCCGCCCTTCCCCCACCGGCTTCCTCCTCTCCGGCGCCGTCGAGTACGCCGTCCCCGCCGCCTCGCTGGTCCCTCCGTCCCCGCCGCCGACCTCCCCCACCGCCGGCGCTATTGGAAAGATCATCGACTCTGGCTGTGTCCGGGACGACGCCGAGGGCCACTTG GCTCAATATCAAATGCATTTGGCGGAGATGGAGGCAGTTAGAGCAGGGATGCCTGTTGTATGCGTAAATCATGGTGGAAATGAGGGGTCAGCTGTCAGGGATATCCATATGGAGAACTTTACTGTTTCGGTTGGTGGTCGTGATCTTATCACAGATGCTTCAGTGACTCTTTCATTTGGAAGGCACTATG GTCTTGTTGGGAGAAATGGTACCGGTAAAACTTCTTTCCTGAGGCATATGGCTATGCATGCTATTGATGGTATTCCTAAGAACTGCCAAATACTACATGTGGAGCAAGAAGTTGAGGGAGACGACACAACAGCCCTGCAGTGTGTCCTGAACTCTGATATTGAGAGAATTcaactcttggaagaagaagctcGTCTACTTTCACAACAG TGCACTGACACATATGCTGTTGTCCGGAAGAGAGATCTAGAAGACGATGAAGAAACAGGAAAGAGTAATTCCAAGGCTAATGGTTCAATGGACAAAAATGCTATTTCAAAAAGACTCGAAGAGATATACAAAAGGCTTGAGTTTATTGATGCTGATTCTGCAGAGTCCCGTGCTGCTTCGATTTTGGCG GGTCTTAGCTTTACTCCAGAAATGCAGCGGAAGCCTACGAAAACATTTTCAGGTGGATGGCGGATGCGAATAGCTCTTGCACGTGCTCTGTTTATTGAGCCTGATTTACTACTACTTGATGAACCAACG AACCATCTTGATCTTCATGCCGTATTATGGCTGGAATCATATCTGGTTAGATGGCCCAAGACATTTATTGTGGTTTCTCATGCCAGAGAGTTTTTGAATACG GTAGTTACAGATATTATCCATTTACATGGACAAAAGCTGACTACTTACAAAGGGGACTATGATACGTTTGAGAAGACACGTGAAGAGCAGCTCAAAAATCAAAAGAAGGCCTTCGAATCGAAAGAAAAGGCTAGGGCCCACATGCAG GCTTTCATCGACAAATTTCGGTACAATGCAAAACGGGCATCCCTTGTTCAGTCAAGAATCAAG cTACAAATTTGA